ACGCCGGCACGAGGGTCACGTGGGCCATGCGGGGCGCGAATCCCTTGCTATCCAAGGTGATCGGGTTGTTCATGAACATGGACACCATGATCGGCAAGGATTTCGAAGACGGTCTGGCGTCGCTCAAGACACAGGCGGAGGCGAAATGAAAGCGTTCGGCATCGCCCTCGCGGGCTACATCCTGATGTTCGTGGTTCTCTTCGCCACACTCACGGCGGTGTATTTCGCGCTCGGCACGGAGCGCACGTTTGTGCCGGGTAGCTACGCCGTGACGCCGCTGTGGATCGCGGTGTTCTGCTTCTTTCAGTTCGATTCGGGGCTGGTGGCGGGCATCGTCGTGTCGAAGCTGTCCCGCGATCGCAAAGTGCCGCTCATTCTCGCGGGCATGACTCTGGTTTTCGGTATTCTCATGGCACTCCCGGCGATCACGAGCGGCGTGAACGCAACCATGACGCGCGACGGCTCGCTCACCAACATGCAGGCGATGATGCAGGCGCAAACACCGGTGTGGATCCAGCTGATCGCCCCGGCGCTCGCCGCACTCGGTGTAACCGCCGGTGCGACGCTCATGTCGCTGGTCGGGCAGCGCCGCTCGTGAGTACATCGGTTGCACCGTTGTGGCACTCGGAGCAGGAAGGCCGATGGCATGCGGCACTTGCCGGCTACGACGCCGCGATCGCCGCTGTGCCGTCGGGACGACTGGTCGAACACGATGTGTGGTATCGCACCGAGCTGCCGGCGCTGATCGCGTCGCGCACGCCACGCTACGTGCTGCACGACGAGATGGTGCGGATCACCGAGTGGAAGATGGCGCGCGGCGTGTGGCGTGCACCGAATCTCGTGCTGGTGCGCAGCAACACGCCGGATGCCGTCATCGAGGCAAGCCGGTCGGCGTGGGAGCAGATTCCGCATCCTACGAGGCCGGTCACCGCACTGGTCGCCCTTAAGGGTGTCGGCGCCGCCACGGCCTCGGCGTTGCTCGCCGTGATGGCGCCCGCGGAGTATCCGTTCTTCGACGAGGATGTCGCAGCGCAGGTGCCACAGCTCGGAACGGTGGCGTGGACCAACGGCTACTACGCCAAGTACGCCGTGGCGCTGCGTGAGCGATCGGCGCAGCTGTCGGCGATCTTTGCGCAGGCGTTCACACCGGTGATGGTGGAGCGGGCGCTCTGGGCCACGCGGGCAACCGCCCGCCCAACGACCCCGTGATGACCGCTGATGTCGTGATCTGTGGGGCCGGTATCGCCGGCATCGCCACGGCGTATGCGCTTGCCGTCACGCATGGTGTGCGCAACGTGCTGCTGGTCGATGAGCGCCCCCCGCTCACCTTGACCAGCGACAAGAGCACCGAGGCGTATCGCAACTGGTGGCCAGGTCCCGACGACGCGATGGTGCAGATGGTCAATCGCAGCATCGATCTGCTGGAGCTGTGGTCAGCGCAGAGTGGCGATCGGTTCGGGCTCAATCGGCGCGGCTATCTCTACGCCACGCGTGACGCGGCGACGGCGGCGCGATTCGTGACCGACGCGGCGCGAGCGAGTGCACAAGGCGCCGGCGACGTACGCACGTATCACTCGGTGCACGAGGCGGCCGGGTACCGGCGCAGTCCGCACCGCGGCTTTCGCGACGTGCCAAATGGCGCCGATCTGTTTCTCGATCGCGACGCGATTCGCCAGCACTTTCCGTGGATGCACCCCGAGATCGTCGCCGTGCTGCACGCGCGCCGCTGTGGCTGGTTCAGCGGCCAGCAGCTCGGCATGTATCTGCTGGAAGACGCAAGAGCGGCGGGCGTGCAACTGGTGAGTGGTCACGTGGAGCGCGTGGGGCACAGCACGGGCACCGTGGACGCCGTGGATGTGGCCTGCAGCGATGGCCGCGTGCTGCACATCGCGACCCCCCTGTTCGTGAACGCGGCCGGTCCGTATGCCGCACAGGTGGGCGCCTTGGCTGGCGCCGAGCTTCCGCTGTTTTCGGAAGCGCACTACAAGATCGCGATCGAGGACACCGCCGGGGTGATCGACCGCGACACCGGTCTGGTCATTCTCGACGATGCGCAGCTGCTCGCGTGGAGCGACGACGAGCGCGATGAACTCGCCGCGGATGACGCCACGCGATGGCTCACCGAGCCGATGCCGGCGGGGATTCATCTGCGGCCGGAAGGGTACGGCGCGAGTCGCACGGTGTTGATGCTGTGGGATTATCACAGCGCGCACCGGTTCAACGTGCCAGCATATCCGATGCCTGACGACGCGCTCTATCCCGAGCTCGTACTGCGTGGTATGACGTCGCTGGCCCCCGGACTTGCCGCGTATCTCGAGCGCTTGCCGCATGCGTACGTGGACGGCGGCTACTACACCAAGACCGCCGAAAACCGGCCGCTGGTAGGCCCCAGCGGCGCCCGCGGCGCCTTCGTGTGCGCCGCGTTCTCGGGATTCGGTCTTATGGCCGCACCGGCGTGCGGTGAACTGTTGGCCGCACAAATCACCGGTGCCACGCGGCCCGCCTACGAGCCGGCCTTTCTCCCTACGCGCTACGACGACCCCGCGTATGTCGCCCTGTTGGCCAACTGGGGTAGCACGGGCCAGCTGTAGCGCGGTGATGCCTACGGTCGCGGCGCGTGGCGCTTCACCTGCTCGTCCATGATGCGCAGCAGTTCCTGATTGCTCCACGGCTGCCAGCCGTGCGGCTTGAGTGGACGGCCGTAGTCGAACTTGCCGGCGTAGTACGGTCCCTTACCCGGCTCCTTCGTGCTCTCGAGAAACGTTTCGAAGCGATACACGCCGAGGTTGAGGAAATAGTTGTCCATGTCGCCGACGGCCACATGCAACTTGCCAACCAGCCGCGGACCGATCGTGGACCAGTTGCGCTCCACGTAGTCGCGCAGGTCGTAGCCATTGGCGCGCATCGCTTCGGCGACGCTCTTGTCGATCACACCGGTGCGCTTATCCCAGAGCGGTTTGGGATAGCCGTCGGCTCCAACCGGTGCCCACGCGGCCTGCCACCCATCCCATTGTCCAGCCGAACGACCCTTGGTCGCGATCACCAATTCGGCGGTGTTCTCTTCGCGCATGGTGAGTTCGGTCAGGCCTTCCGGTGAGCGACTGGACGGCACTTCGCGCGGGAGCCATGAGCGCTCGTTCATCACGAACGCATTCGCGTCGGCGTAGACGTTGCCGAACTGATAATTGCGGAAGTCGAGCTGATCGGGATACAGCGACCACGCGCCGCCGAAGACGTCGGGATAGTGTACC
Above is a genomic segment from Gemmatimonas sp. containing:
- a CDS encoding FAD-dependent oxidoreductase, which encodes MTADVVICGAGIAGIATAYALAVTHGVRNVLLVDERPPLTLTSDKSTEAYRNWWPGPDDAMVQMVNRSIDLLELWSAQSGDRFGLNRRGYLYATRDAATAARFVTDAARASAQGAGDVRTYHSVHEAAGYRRSPHRGFRDVPNGADLFLDRDAIRQHFPWMHPEIVAVLHARRCGWFSGQQLGMYLLEDARAAGVQLVSGHVERVGHSTGTVDAVDVACSDGRVLHIATPLFVNAAGPYAAQVGALAGAELPLFSEAHYKIAIEDTAGVIDRDTGLVILDDAQLLAWSDDERDELAADDATRWLTEPMPAGIHLRPEGYGASRTVLMLWDYHSAHRFNVPAYPMPDDALYPELVLRGMTSLAPGLAAYLERLPHAYVDGGYYTKTAENRPLVGPSGARGAFVCAAFSGFGLMAAPACGELLAAQITGATRPAYEPAFLPTRYDDPAYVALLANWGSTGQL